One segment of Chlorocebus sabaeus isolate Y175 chromosome 26, mChlSab1.0.hap1, whole genome shotgun sequence DNA contains the following:
- the TBC1D21 gene encoding TBC1 domain family member 21 isoform X1, translated as MTTLSPENSLSARQSASFILVKRKPPIDKTEWDSFFDENGHLAKSRDFICINILERGLHPFVRTEAWKFLTGYFSWQSSQDERLTVDSMRRKNYKALCQMYEKIQPLLENLHRNFIETRNNIARDIQKLYDKDPLGNVLIDKKRLEKILLLSYVCNTQAEYQQGFHEMVMLFQLMVEHDHETFWLFQFFLQKTEHSCVINIGVSKNLDMLSTLITFLDPMFAEHLKGKGAGAVQSLFPWFCFCFQRAFKSFDDVWRLWEVLLTGKPCRNFQVLVAYSMLQMVREQVLQESMGGDDILLACNKLIDLDADELISAACVVYAELIQKDVPQTLKDFFL; from the exons ATGACCACCCTCTCTCCTGAAAACAGCCTCTCTGCCAGACAGTCAGCCTCCTTCATCCTG GTGAAGAGAAAACCACCCATTGACAAGACAGAATGGGACAGCTTCTTTGATGAGAACGGCCACTTGGCCAAGTCACGGGACTTCATTTGTATTAACATCCTGGAAAGG ggtcTGCACCCCTTTGTGAGGACTGAAGCCTGGAAGTTCCTCACGGGCTACTTCTCATGGCAGAGTTCCCAGGATGAGCGGCTCACGGTGGACAGCATGAGGAG GAAGAACTACAAGGCCTTATGCCAAATGTATGAGAAGATTCAGCCCCTTCTGGAAAACCTGCACCGGAACTTCATAGAGACTCGCAATAACATTG CACGTGACATTCAGAAACTCTATGACAAAGACCCCCTGGGCAACGTCCTCATCGACAAGAAGAGGCTAGAGAAGATCCTGCTCCTGAGTTACGTCTGCAACACGCAGGCAg AGTACCAGCAGGGTTTCCATGAGATGGTGATGCTCTTCCAGCTGATGGTGGAGCACGACCACGAAACCTTCTGGCTTTTCCAGTTCTTCCTGCAGAAAACG GAACACAGCTGTGTCATCAACATTGGCGTGAGCAAGAACCTAGACATGCTCAGCACCCTGATCACCTTCCTGGACCCCATGTTTGCTGAGCACCTAA AAGGGAAGGGTGCAGGAGCTGTTCAGTCCCTCTTCCCCTGGTTCTGCTTCTGCTTCCAGCGTGCCTTCAAGTCCTTCGATGACGtctggaggctctgggag GTTCTGCTGACGGGGAAGCCCTGCAGGAACTTCCAGGTGCTGGTGGCCTACAGCATGCTACAGATGGTGCGGGAGCAGGTGCTGCAGGAAAGCATGGGCGGGGACGACATCCTCCTG GCCTGCAACAAGCTCATTGACCTTGATGCTGATGAGCTGATCTCCGCTGCCTGCGTGGTTTATGCTGAGCTCATCCAGAAGGAT GTTCCTCAGACATTAAAGGATTTCTTCCTCTGA
- the TBC1D21 gene encoding TBC1 domain family member 21 isoform X2, translated as MTTLSPENSLSARQSASFILGLHPFVRTEAWKFLTGYFSWQSSQDERLTVDSMRRKNYKALCQMYEKIQPLLENLHRNFIETRNNIARDIQKLYDKDPLGNVLIDKKRLEKILLLSYVCNTQAEYQQGFHEMVMLFQLMVEHDHETFWLFQFFLQKTEHSCVINIGVSKNLDMLSTLITFLDPMFAEHLKGKGAGAVQSLFPWFCFCFQRAFKSFDDVWRLWEVLLTGKPCRNFQVLVAYSMLQMVREQVLQESMGGDDILLACNKLIDLDADELISAACVVYAELIQKDVPQTLKDFFL; from the exons ATGACCACCCTCTCTCCTGAAAACAGCCTCTCTGCCAGACAGTCAGCCTCCTTCATCCTG ggtcTGCACCCCTTTGTGAGGACTGAAGCCTGGAAGTTCCTCACGGGCTACTTCTCATGGCAGAGTTCCCAGGATGAGCGGCTCACGGTGGACAGCATGAGGAG GAAGAACTACAAGGCCTTATGCCAAATGTATGAGAAGATTCAGCCCCTTCTGGAAAACCTGCACCGGAACTTCATAGAGACTCGCAATAACATTG CACGTGACATTCAGAAACTCTATGACAAAGACCCCCTGGGCAACGTCCTCATCGACAAGAAGAGGCTAGAGAAGATCCTGCTCCTGAGTTACGTCTGCAACACGCAGGCAg AGTACCAGCAGGGTTTCCATGAGATGGTGATGCTCTTCCAGCTGATGGTGGAGCACGACCACGAAACCTTCTGGCTTTTCCAGTTCTTCCTGCAGAAAACG GAACACAGCTGTGTCATCAACATTGGCGTGAGCAAGAACCTAGACATGCTCAGCACCCTGATCACCTTCCTGGACCCCATGTTTGCTGAGCACCTAA AAGGGAAGGGTGCAGGAGCTGTTCAGTCCCTCTTCCCCTGGTTCTGCTTCTGCTTCCAGCGTGCCTTCAAGTCCTTCGATGACGtctggaggctctgggag GTTCTGCTGACGGGGAAGCCCTGCAGGAACTTCCAGGTGCTGGTGGCCTACAGCATGCTACAGATGGTGCGGGAGCAGGTGCTGCAGGAAAGCATGGGCGGGGACGACATCCTCCTG GCCTGCAACAAGCTCATTGACCTTGATGCTGATGAGCTGATCTCCGCTGCCTGCGTGGTTTATGCTGAGCTCATCCAGAAGGAT GTTCCTCAGACATTAAAGGATTTCTTCCTCTGA